Proteins co-encoded in one Nicotiana sylvestris chromosome 7, ASM39365v2, whole genome shotgun sequence genomic window:
- the LOC138872788 gene encoding uncharacterized protein → MMKSLSINVPLVKALEQIPSYAKFMKDLVTKKRSMDCETIKITHQVSVIVHLMAPKLEDPDAFTIPCTIGSADIAKVLYNLGASINLMPYFLFKTLDIGQLRATSMRLQMADRTMKRLLGIIDDVFVRMDKFILPVDFMILDCEVDYEVTIILGRYFLATRKVLVDVEAGELTFRVIVNDSSDMINVEDPLEAVLLNLDVNEDEYRVECINALHGMGFYSYEPHKLSLDFENRKTPPTKPSIEEPPILELKPLPSHLMYEFLGPSSTLHVIRSSCLTNVQVDATLEVLQRRKKAIGWTLADIRE, encoded by the exons atgatgaaaagcTTGTCGATCAATGTTCCTTTGGTGAAAGCTCTTGAGCAAATTCCAAGTtatgccaagtttatgaaagacttggtgactaaaaagagatctatggattgtgagaccatcaaaattACTCATCAAGTAAGTGTAATTGTGCACTtgatggctccaaagcttgaagatcccgacgctttcaccattccatgtaccattgggagtgcggatatTGCAAAGGTATTGTATAATTTGGgagcaagtatcaatttgatgccttacttcTTGTTCAAAACTTTAGATATTGGTCAATTGAGAGCTACttcaatgagattgcaaatggcggatagaacaatgaaaaggctgcttggtattattgatgatgtttttgttcgcatggacaagtttattttgcctgTTGACTTTATGATTCTGGACTGCGAAGTCGACTATGAGGTGACGATAATATTGGGAAGATATTTCCTTGCAACAAGAAAGgtattggttgatgtggaagcaggagagctcaccttccgg gtgatagttaatgattctagtgacatgatcaatgtggaggatcctttaGAAGCGGTATTGTTGAACCTTGATGTGAATGAGGACGAATATAGGGTGGAGTGTATCAATGCATTGCATGGAATGGGTTTTTATTCTTATGAGCCCCATAAGCTTTCTTTGGATtttgagaatagaaagactccgccaacaaagccctcaattgaggaacctcccattttggagttgaagcctttgcccTCACACCTCatgtatgaattcttaggccctagttcaactttacaTGTTATTCGTTCGTCTTGTcttactaacgtgcaggtagatgcaacactggaggtgctccaaagaaggaagaaggcaattggatggactctagctgatattcgggaaTAA